Proteins from one Chitinophaga oryzae genomic window:
- a CDS encoding ABC transporter permease, with protein MLKNYFTATLRGMTKNRLFTFVNISGLSIGLALGIIFLLFVKGELQYDRFHTNLSSIYGIMVNDPRENVIYTGRTTTPALATAIREGLPEADHVARMVTAGDQLLNTGEKSTYENGLYAEPDFLRIFRFTVIAGDPVAALSDPGSIVITSRTARKFFGSDDAVGKVFMHNQARSLKVGAVLQDIPQNSTIRFDVILPYRLAELQTPGISDRWDYNAMQTFITLKPHVDPNVFNAKLKKLVSTRYGNSTPFAYPFADFHLRSRFKNGQPAGGKIQVVQFTIIVGIFVLLLACVNFMNLATARSAQRAKEVGVRKTLGATRRQLVWQFLSESMAMALLALIAGILLAKLSLHGMNTLLNTHLTMDFTDWKLWLAITGLALATGLIAGSYPAFFISAFRPVKVLKGQILPHRGGTLFRRGLVTFQFMISIFLIISTIVIFRQQRYVQQLPIGYDPENLVDIPTRGNMAGKYDAIREAFLQIPGVQGVSAGNDNLVGYGGATNDLTWPGKTADQNFMVHISQVQYDWMKTAGLSLVEGRDFSREFGDTLGCILNETAVRKMGLKPPVVGTLIGSNMVIGVVKDFSFNDPFETTAPLAIFLNTGTLNHIFVRLVNDGQWQQQVAQLEAAFKKAAPGFPFEFHFTQDAQERKFEGIRSTWHMISVVGTLAIIISCLGLLGLSTFMAEKRIREIGIRKVFGASITRLWFMLSADLMKPVLLAFLLAAPLAAWAMRILLDHMDYRVSLSWWMFMAAGLLAAIVALLTVSYQGIKAAMTNPADSLKAE; from the coding sequence ATGTTGAAAAACTACTTCACCGCCACCCTCCGGGGAATGACCAAAAACCGGCTTTTCACCTTCGTCAATATCAGCGGGCTGTCCATAGGCCTTGCGCTGGGCATTATCTTTCTGCTTTTTGTAAAAGGAGAACTGCAATACGACCGTTTCCATACCAACCTTTCCTCTATCTACGGCATCATGGTCAACGACCCGCGGGAAAATGTGATCTATACCGGTCGCACTACTACGCCGGCACTGGCAACCGCCATCCGCGAAGGTCTGCCGGAAGCGGACCACGTAGCCCGTATGGTTACCGCCGGCGATCAGTTGCTGAACACCGGGGAGAAAAGCACCTATGAAAACGGTCTCTATGCCGAACCCGATTTCCTGCGCATCTTCCGGTTCACCGTTATCGCCGGCGATCCCGTTGCCGCACTCTCCGACCCCGGCTCCATTGTCATCACCTCCCGTACCGCACGCAAATTCTTTGGCAGCGACGACGCTGTCGGTAAGGTCTTTATGCATAACCAGGCCCGCAGCCTGAAAGTGGGCGCGGTGCTGCAGGACATCCCCCAAAACAGTACCATCCGGTTTGACGTAATACTTCCCTACCGGCTGGCAGAGCTGCAGACACCCGGCATCTCCGATCGCTGGGACTATAACGCCATGCAGACTTTCATCACCCTTAAACCGCATGTTGACCCGAACGTATTTAACGCTAAGCTGAAAAAGCTGGTCAGCACCCGCTATGGCAACAGCACACCGTTTGCTTACCCGTTTGCTGACTTCCACCTCCGCAGCAGGTTTAAAAACGGGCAACCGGCAGGCGGTAAAATACAGGTCGTCCAGTTCACCATTATCGTGGGCATCTTCGTGCTGCTACTGGCCTGCGTCAACTTCATGAACCTCGCCACTGCGCGCTCCGCGCAGCGGGCCAAAGAAGTGGGCGTACGCAAGACGCTGGGCGCCACCCGCAGGCAGCTGGTGTGGCAGTTCCTTTCAGAATCCATGGCCATGGCATTGCTGGCGCTGATCGCCGGGATACTGCTGGCCAAGCTGAGCCTCCATGGGATGAACACGCTCCTCAACACTCATTTAACGATGGACTTTACAGACTGGAAGCTGTGGCTGGCCATCACCGGCCTGGCCCTGGCGACAGGCCTGATCGCCGGTAGCTATCCCGCTTTTTTTATCAGCGCCTTCCGCCCGGTCAAAGTACTGAAAGGACAAATTCTCCCTCACCGCGGTGGAACACTCTTCCGCAGAGGCCTGGTCACCTTTCAGTTCATGATTTCTATTTTCCTTATCATCTCCACGATTGTGATTTTCCGGCAACAGCGGTATGTACAGCAGCTGCCCATCGGCTACGATCCGGAAAACCTGGTTGACATACCCACCCGCGGCAATATGGCCGGCAAGTACGACGCTATCCGCGAAGCCTTCCTGCAAATCCCCGGCGTACAGGGCGTATCAGCCGGCAACGACAACCTAGTGGGCTACGGCGGCGCTACCAACGACCTTACATGGCCCGGCAAAACGGCCGACCAGAACTTTATGGTCCATATCAGTCAGGTGCAATACGATTGGATGAAGACAGCAGGGCTGTCACTGGTAGAGGGGCGCGACTTCAGCCGCGAATTCGGGGATACCCTGGGCTGTATCCTGAATGAAACAGCTGTCAGGAAAATGGGGTTGAAACCACCGGTCGTGGGCACGCTCATTGGCAGTAACATGGTGATCGGCGTGGTAAAAGACTTCTCCTTCAATGATCCTTTCGAAACTACTGCCCCGCTGGCGATATTCCTGAATACCGGTACGCTCAACCATATTTTTGTACGCCTCGTCAACGACGGGCAGTGGCAGCAACAGGTAGCGCAGCTGGAAGCTGCCTTCAAAAAAGCCGCGCCCGGCTTTCCTTTTGAGTTCCATTTCACGCAGGACGCGCAGGAGCGCAAGTTTGAAGGTATCCGTTCCACCTGGCACATGATCAGCGTCGTGGGCACACTCGCCATTATCATCTCCTGCCTCGGGCTACTGGGATTATCCACCTTCATGGCAGAAAAGCGCATCCGCGAGATAGGCATCCGCAAAGTATTCGGCGCCAGCATCACAAGGCTGTGGTTCATGCTGTCGGCCGACCTGATGAAACCGGTACTGCTGGCTTTCCTGCTGGCAGCGCCGCTCGCAGCATGGGCCATGCGCATCCTGCTGGACCACATGGATTATCGCGTTTCGCTTTCCTGGTGGATGTTTATGGCGGCCGGCCTGCTGGCGGCAATCGTAGCGTTGCTGACGGTCAGCTACCAGGGCATCAAAGCTGCCATGACCAATCCGGCGGACAGCCTGAAAGCGGAATAA
- a CDS encoding RagB/SusD family nutrient uptake outer membrane protein yields MKKHIFYLPVLILLLSACGKDFLNLTPPSAISPGTFFKTPEDAITAVNGCYESLALNSQYGNTFQILMEARADNFTDQDPSSNAGQNYQINRYSDNPGNTNFYNTWVGVYNGIFRCNTLLGAIDGIKMDEQLKNRIKAEARFIRALDYFNLVRLWGAVPVLTTVVDPINAVNQKRDDVATAYKLIEEDLTFAAANLPNAYPANELGRITAGAAKGLLGKVYLYEKKYANAQTVLQEVIDSKVFSLLPNVADVFNTGNKYNAEIVFAVRYAKGVANQDHGFWYANSQVITVDTTLTKAYDANDLRKPLVDPVKPTGNANIMPRKFLDQPVNGNAGNDFPVLRFADILLMQAEVLNELGYAAGGNAFTYLNNVRTRAGLAALAAADLPDQASFRAEIYRQRRLELPFECDRWFDLVRTNRAISEILANKKVTLPAFRLLYPIPQQEIDIMGFAQNPGY; encoded by the coding sequence ATGAAAAAGCATATATTTTATCTGCCCGTACTCATACTGCTGCTGAGCGCCTGCGGTAAAGACTTTTTAAACCTGACGCCGCCATCCGCCATCTCTCCCGGCACTTTTTTCAAAACACCGGAAGACGCTATCACGGCTGTCAACGGCTGTTATGAATCGCTGGCATTGAACAGTCAGTATGGCAATACCTTTCAGATACTGATGGAGGCACGGGCCGACAACTTCACCGACCAGGACCCGTCCTCCAACGCCGGCCAGAACTACCAGATCAACCGGTATTCCGACAACCCCGGCAACACCAATTTCTATAACACATGGGTAGGCGTTTACAATGGCATTTTCCGTTGCAATACCCTGCTGGGCGCTATCGATGGCATCAAAATGGACGAGCAGCTGAAAAACCGCATCAAAGCGGAAGCCCGGTTTATCCGCGCGCTGGACTATTTCAACCTGGTGCGGCTTTGGGGAGCGGTGCCGGTGCTGACAACCGTTGTAGATCCCATCAATGCCGTGAATCAGAAACGGGACGATGTGGCTACTGCTTATAAGTTGATAGAAGAAGATTTGACCTTCGCAGCCGCGAATCTGCCCAACGCCTATCCGGCCAATGAACTGGGCCGCATCACCGCCGGCGCCGCCAAAGGCCTGCTGGGGAAAGTATATCTCTATGAGAAAAAATACGCCAACGCACAAACGGTGTTACAGGAAGTGATCGATTCCAAAGTGTTCTCGCTATTGCCCAATGTGGCGGACGTGTTCAACACCGGCAATAAATACAATGCTGAAATCGTATTCGCCGTTCGTTATGCCAAAGGTGTGGCCAACCAGGACCATGGCTTCTGGTATGCAAACTCTCAGGTGATCACCGTCGATACCACGCTGACTAAAGCCTACGACGCCAACGATCTCCGCAAGCCGCTCGTGGATCCCGTAAAGCCCACCGGCAACGCCAACATCATGCCCCGCAAGTTCCTCGATCAGCCGGTCAACGGTAACGCCGGCAACGATTTTCCTGTGCTGCGCTTCGCCGATATCCTGCTGATGCAGGCAGAAGTGCTCAATGAGCTGGGATATGCCGCCGGCGGCAACGCCTTTACTTATCTTAATAATGTCCGTACCCGTGCCGGCCTTGCAGCCCTTGCAGCAGCCGACCTTCCCGACCAGGCCAGCTTCCGCGCGGAAATCTACCGGCAACGCAGGCTGGAGCTGCCTTTCGAATGCGACCGCTGGTTTGACCTGGTACGCACCAACAGGGCTATTTCGGAAATACTCGCCAATAAAAAAGTGACGCTGCCGGCGTTTCGGCTGTTGTATCCGATACCGCAGCAGGAGATAGATATTATGGGTTTTGCGCAGAACCCGGGGTATTAA
- a CDS encoding patatin-like phospholipase family protein, translating into MNVLITSGGGAKGAFSVGALRQLMTSTGISTFDLISGTSTGALIAAMVAAGKIPEVTDIYLSNSNADILNKQNAIDNILNNKPYLYDTTPLENQIRQQMNDAAWNTIQQSPSVLCLNAVCLQTGRLSIFSSHPIQAGIHYDNHVIDSTGMLVKALQSSSNQAVFMPPITINGLQYVDGGNREVIPTRAVVTNLPPGQEHRIYILSNNPDAQQPGNSNYTGLLDVLLRAVTIFIQDVRENDLEVLRHFQQTAAAPVRVYYISPEAELDPDFPTGLRFDRLLMQAWMKQGQLRAKAILQQYPDGNW; encoded by the coding sequence ATGAACGTACTTATTACCAGCGGAGGCGGCGCCAAAGGCGCTTTCAGCGTGGGCGCCCTCCGGCAGCTGATGACCAGCACCGGCATCAGTACTTTTGACCTGATCAGCGGCACCAGCACCGGCGCCCTCATTGCTGCGATGGTGGCAGCCGGTAAAATACCGGAGGTGACCGACATCTACCTGAGCAACAGCAATGCTGACATCCTCAACAAACAAAACGCCATCGATAATATCCTCAACAACAAACCCTACCTGTACGATACTACGCCGCTGGAGAATCAGATCCGGCAACAGATGAACGACGCCGCCTGGAACACGATACAACAATCCCCTTCCGTGCTGTGTCTCAACGCTGTCTGCCTGCAAACAGGCCGCCTCAGTATCTTCTCTTCCCATCCCATACAGGCAGGCATCCATTACGACAATCACGTCATCGATTCCACCGGCATGCTGGTGAAAGCGCTGCAAAGCAGCAGCAACCAGGCTGTTTTTATGCCACCCATCACCATCAACGGCCTGCAGTATGTAGATGGTGGCAACCGCGAAGTGATCCCCACCCGCGCCGTGGTCACCAATCTTCCGCCCGGCCAGGAACACCGGATTTATATCCTCAGCAACAACCCCGACGCTCAACAACCAGGCAACAGCAACTATACCGGCCTGCTGGATGTGCTCTTGCGCGCTGTCACCATCTTCATACAGGACGTACGGGAAAACGACCTGGAGGTGCTGCGTCACTTCCAGCAGACAGCCGCGGCGCCCGTGAGGGTTTATTACATCAGCCCCGAAGCCGAGCTGGACCCCGATTTCCCTACCGGCCTGCGTTTTGACCGGCTGCTGATGCAGGCGTGGATGAAACAGGGCCAACTACGCGCCAAAGCCATCCTGCAACAATATCCCGATGGCAACTGGTAG
- a CDS encoding TonB-dependent receptor: MKLSFVIVLFSCMQVAASGYSQRRVTLSVKDTEIKKVLDRISGQTDVRFLYSDRKVDLHRKVSLHAEEEPLPVLLDKLLAGSGFTYKELENKLVVIIPENTGWENIQVKGKVTGADDGSPLPGVTVQVKGTAIGTLTDENGNFQLNAPAGGTLLFRYVGYDQLEMPVKGNMQVQLKKSSSALSEVVVVGYGTTQKKDLTGSVVSVAPKDFNKGIISNPVQVLQGKVAGLVISKPGGNPNGKISIRLRGASSLSASSQPLFVVDGIPGIDINVVPPDDIVSIDVLKDASAAAIYGSRGANGVIIVTTRRGKEGAPQVSYSGYVGFDQIANTYDVLNADQYRKYLKDNNIDPNGFDLGGNTNWQKAITRTGVSHNHNLSMGGGKGDTRYSASVNYLNNEGVVINSGLERIIGRITLDQGIFDNRLRIGLSMNYVGEKNRYQGLNPDDQGDNRLWEQSVAYNPTAPIYKPDGTYFEKLDINDNYNPVALANQIKHQRAFNKFIGSAKITYDITKNLTYDLLLGLERASSDRGMYYSKKSPVIEGAGSNGTATRESKTWDNKTLETYFTYGKQWQQHNLKLTAGYSYQNFYTNSMNAGNTQFVSDIFGYDNLGAGQADLPTVGSGAGENALVSFIGRVFYSYHDKYLLTGTIRRDGSTRFGRDKKWGTFPSASFAWRLTQEPFLAGSSWLEDLKLRVGYGVTGNQEIENYKSPLTYSPGGKVLDNGRWVTSYKIGQNENANLRWESTAQFNAGIDFSLFKGRLTGTLEYYDKRTKDLLFNYNVPSPPYLFPTILANVGQISNKGVELSLSAGVVQRKDFSWDVSFNISRNYNEILSIANDQFKSDAIYAGTVGARGLTAVQIVKVVPGYSIGTFYIPQYDGVDANGNQQFKDLDGNGSFDFRSDSRVAGNGLPKYQAGLANTFRYKNFDLNFLLRSLFGYQIFNATELVLGDRFSRLPGRNIIAKYADSNIRGTYVSDRFIENGAFLRLDNFTLGYNIPAANSKWFANPRVYVSGQNLFILTAYSGLDPEMPIDGLAPGIDNRNVYPKTRSLAVGFTVNFK; this comes from the coding sequence ATGAAGCTGTCATTTGTTATTGTTTTATTCTCCTGTATGCAGGTGGCTGCCAGCGGTTATTCCCAGCGCCGGGTCACCCTGTCGGTCAAAGACACGGAGATCAAAAAAGTACTGGACCGGATCTCCGGACAGACAGACGTACGTTTCCTGTACAGCGACCGTAAAGTGGACCTGCACCGGAAAGTAAGCCTCCACGCGGAAGAAGAACCGCTGCCCGTGCTGCTGGACAAACTGCTGGCCGGCAGCGGATTTACCTATAAAGAACTGGAAAACAAACTGGTGGTCATCATCCCGGAAAATACCGGTTGGGAAAACATCCAGGTAAAAGGAAAGGTGACCGGTGCTGACGATGGCAGCCCCCTGCCGGGCGTAACGGTACAGGTGAAAGGCACGGCGATCGGCACGCTGACGGATGAAAACGGAAACTTCCAGCTGAATGCGCCCGCCGGCGGCACCCTGTTGTTCCGCTACGTAGGCTACGACCAGCTGGAGATGCCGGTGAAAGGCAATATGCAGGTGCAGCTGAAAAAATCTTCCAGCGCCCTTTCCGAAGTGGTGGTGGTAGGGTACGGTACCACCCAGAAAAAAGACCTCACCGGCTCCGTGGTAAGCGTTGCTCCCAAAGACTTCAACAAAGGGATCATCAGTAACCCCGTGCAGGTACTGCAGGGCAAAGTGGCCGGCCTGGTCATCAGTAAACCCGGCGGCAACCCCAACGGAAAAATCAGTATCCGGCTCAGAGGCGCCTCCTCCCTGTCGGCCAGCAGCCAGCCCCTGTTTGTGGTAGACGGTATCCCCGGGATAGACATCAACGTAGTGCCACCCGATGACATCGTGTCCATCGATGTGCTGAAAGACGCTTCCGCAGCGGCGATCTACGGCTCCCGCGGTGCCAACGGCGTTATTATCGTCACTACCCGCCGTGGTAAAGAGGGCGCCCCGCAGGTGTCTTACAGCGGTTACGTGGGCTTCGATCAGATTGCCAATACCTACGACGTATTGAACGCTGATCAATACCGGAAATACCTTAAAGACAATAATATCGACCCCAATGGTTTCGATCTCGGGGGCAACACCAACTGGCAGAAAGCCATCACCCGCACAGGCGTAAGCCATAATCACAACCTCTCCATGGGCGGCGGCAAAGGAGATACCCGCTACAGCGCCTCTGTTAATTATCTCAACAACGAAGGCGTAGTGATCAACTCCGGCCTGGAACGTATCATCGGCCGCATCACGCTGGACCAGGGCATCTTCGATAACCGCCTCCGCATCGGCTTGTCGATGAACTATGTAGGGGAAAAGAACCGCTACCAGGGCCTGAACCCCGACGATCAGGGGGATAACAGGCTATGGGAACAGTCCGTCGCCTATAACCCTACCGCACCCATCTACAAACCCGATGGCACCTACTTCGAAAAACTGGATATCAATGACAACTATAACCCGGTAGCGCTGGCCAACCAGATCAAACATCAGCGCGCCTTCAATAAATTTATAGGGTCCGCCAAGATCACCTACGACATCACGAAAAACCTGACCTACGATCTGTTATTGGGACTGGAAAGAGCTTCCAGCGACAGGGGCATGTATTACTCCAAAAAGTCGCCGGTGATCGAAGGCGCAGGCAGCAACGGCACCGCCACCCGCGAATCCAAAACATGGGACAACAAGACACTGGAGACCTATTTCACCTATGGCAAACAATGGCAGCAGCACAACCTGAAACTTACTGCCGGTTATTCCTATCAGAATTTCTACACCAACTCTATGAATGCCGGTAATACCCAGTTTGTGTCCGATATCTTCGGGTACGACAACCTGGGCGCCGGTCAGGCAGATCTGCCCACCGTTGGTTCCGGAGCAGGGGAGAACGCGCTGGTGTCTTTCATCGGCCGCGTTTTCTACAGCTATCACGATAAATACCTGCTGACCGGTACTATCCGCCGTGACGGGTCCACCCGTTTCGGCCGCGATAAAAAATGGGGCACCTTCCCGTCGGCCTCCTTCGCCTGGCGCCTGACGCAGGAGCCTTTCCTTGCCGGCAGCTCCTGGCTGGAAGACCTGAAACTGCGTGTAGGCTACGGCGTTACCGGTAACCAGGAAATCGAAAACTATAAGTCGCCGCTGACTTACAGTCCTGGTGGTAAAGTGCTGGACAACGGCCGCTGGGTGACCTCCTACAAAATCGGGCAGAATGAAAATGCCAATCTACGCTGGGAGTCTACCGCGCAGTTCAATGCCGGCATCGACTTCAGCCTGTTCAAAGGGCGGCTGACCGGTACCCTCGAGTACTATGATAAACGCACCAAAGACCTGCTGTTTAACTACAACGTGCCTTCTCCGCCCTACCTGTTCCCCACCATCCTGGCCAACGTAGGACAGATCAGCAACAAAGGGGTGGAGCTGTCGCTCAGTGCAGGCGTGGTCCAGCGGAAAGATTTCAGCTGGGATGTGTCTTTCAACATCTCCCGCAACTACAACGAGATACTGTCTATCGCCAACGACCAGTTTAAAAGCGATGCCATCTACGCCGGGACCGTGGGCGCCCGCGGTCTTACGGCCGTACAGATCGTGAAGGTGGTGCCGGGTTATTCCATCGGTACCTTCTACATCCCGCAATACGACGGCGTGGATGCCAACGGCAACCAGCAGTTCAAAGACCTCGACGGCAACGGTTCCTTCGACTTCCGCAGCGACAGCCGCGTGGCCGGTAATGGTCTGCCTAAATACCAGGCAGGTCTCGCCAATACCTTCCGTTATAAGAATTTCGATCTCAATTTCCTTTTGCGCAGCCTGTTCGGCTACCAGATCTTCAACGCTACTGAACTGGTGCTCGGCGATCGTTTCAGCCGCCTGCCGGGAAGGAATATTATCGCCAAATATGCCGACAGCAATATCCGTGGCACGTACGTGTCTGACCGCTTTATTGAAAACGGCGCATTCCTCCGGCTGGACAACTTCACCCTCGGCTATAACATCCCTGCTGCCAATAGTAAATGGTTTGCCAATCCGCGGGTGTATGTGTCCGGGCAGAACCTCTTTATCCTGACCGCTTACTCCGGCCTGGACCCTGAGATGCCCATCGACGGACTTGCGCCCGGTATCGATAACCGGAACGTATATCCGAAAACACGCTCCCTCGCTGTGGGCTTTACGGTGAACTTTAAATAA
- a CDS encoding FecR family protein: MTDEQRLNELITARLAGTIDADGMAELESLLQLYPEQRASFSLLHQYWDAVPVTGQPPGDLFRDIMAVAEPACPSPGKITKRGMLYRFRWYWGAAAVTLLGLFFLFRPDGSAYEQVVRTADGERKTFRLADASTVHLNGGSQLRCVLNGSRRELWLEGEAYFEVAPDPDRPFVVHASGVNIRALGTAFNVKAYHGQPSCETTLLEGAVEVYADKTPDSRIRLRPYEKVSMDGTASVAAPVKKINLKTIGAGAPAALPVATPLADSSLTETAWVSNRLQFDEMDFEELARLLQRWYGVNITFRDEKPKHYIFSGAFAGETVTQALDALQLTEDFRYEVQGNNITIFGTSTKK, encoded by the coding sequence ATGACAGATGAACAACGCCTGAACGAACTGATCACTGCCCGGCTGGCCGGTACCATCGACGCAGATGGAATGGCTGAGCTGGAATCCTTGTTGCAGCTATATCCTGAACAGCGGGCTTCTTTTTCCTTGCTGCATCAGTATTGGGATGCCGTTCCCGTGACCGGGCAGCCACCCGGAGACCTTTTCCGGGACATCATGGCTGTGGCGGAGCCCGCCTGCCCATCTCCCGGAAAAATAACAAAGAGAGGGATGCTCTACCGCTTCCGGTGGTATTGGGGAGCGGCTGCCGTCACGTTGCTGGGCCTGTTTTTTTTATTCCGGCCCGACGGTAGCGCGTATGAGCAGGTGGTGCGAACAGCTGATGGTGAACGGAAGACCTTCCGGTTGGCGGATGCCAGTACGGTACACCTCAACGGTGGCAGCCAGTTGCGCTGCGTACTGAACGGCTCGCGCCGTGAGCTGTGGCTGGAAGGGGAAGCCTATTTCGAGGTGGCGCCGGACCCGGACCGCCCTTTTGTGGTGCACGCTTCCGGCGTTAACATCCGGGCGCTGGGCACCGCTTTCAATGTAAAGGCCTATCATGGGCAACCTTCCTGTGAAACAACGCTGCTCGAAGGCGCCGTGGAGGTATATGCTGATAAAACCCCTGACAGCAGGATACGCCTGCGGCCCTACGAAAAAGTATCGATGGACGGTACGGCTTCTGTCGCCGCCCCGGTGAAAAAGATAAACCTGAAAACCATAGGCGCCGGCGCCCCGGCGGCATTACCGGTCGCCACACCTTTGGCAGACAGCAGTCTGACTGAAACAGCCTGGGTCAGCAACCGGCTGCAGTTTGACGAGATGGACTTTGAAGAACTGGCCCGCCTGCTGCAACGCTGGTACGGCGTAAACATCACTTTCCGGGATGAAAAACCAAAGCACTATATCTTCAGCGGCGCTTTTGCCGGCGAAACCGTCACGCAGGCACTGGACGCCCTGCAGCTGACAGAAGATTTCCGTTATGAAGTACAGGGCAACAACATTACCATATTTGGCACGTCAACTAAAAAATAA
- a CDS encoding RagB/SusD family nutrient uptake outer membrane protein, with protein sequence MKTTILKYTLLAGIACSVFSCTKLDETFYDRGTDDNFLKTEDELNAFANGAYANLRNYRDAYWKMNEVTTDETTVPSRGADWNEGGLWRVLISHQFPVTHQYINDMWNSIYQNGVNPINAILQKMDQSAIQLPTKDQIKAQMKVLRAFHFYLAMDAFGNIPIVTSFSQSEPPKNTPRAQAFTFIEKEILDNIQALPAELNTKNYGKVTKGMGFMLLARLYANAQVYTGTPRWNDCIRMCDSVTKQGYQLEADYFANFATKNETSKENIFVVPYDAINAKGMMLHYLTLHYNNRYTYGLPSAPWNGWCTLKAHYESYDNDDKRKTMFLVGQQYAQDGTPLKTEQGAPLIFTPEIKELANATQTEGVRIVKYQIQKNTPYSDQDNDLVIFRYADALMLKAECLLRTGQAGQALALVNEVRARNFATAKPLVTLTLDNLLAERGREFIWEGCRRQDLIRFGKWNGEWQFHPADAEFRKLFPIPQAQLDANPNLEQNPGYK encoded by the coding sequence ATGAAGACTACCATCTTAAAATATACGCTACTGGCAGGCATAGCCTGTTCCGTTTTCAGCTGTACGAAGCTGGATGAAACCTTTTACGACCGTGGTACAGACGATAACTTCCTGAAAACGGAAGATGAGCTGAACGCCTTTGCCAACGGCGCTTATGCCAACCTGCGCAACTACCGGGACGCCTATTGGAAAATGAATGAAGTTACCACTGACGAAACTACTGTGCCCTCCCGCGGCGCCGACTGGAACGAGGGCGGCCTGTGGCGTGTGCTGATCAGCCACCAGTTCCCCGTGACGCATCAGTATATCAATGATATGTGGAACAGCATTTACCAGAATGGCGTTAACCCCATCAACGCCATCCTGCAAAAGATGGATCAGTCAGCCATTCAGCTGCCCACCAAGGACCAGATCAAGGCACAGATGAAGGTGCTGCGCGCGTTTCACTTTTATCTTGCCATGGACGCTTTCGGCAATATCCCCATTGTGACGTCCTTCAGCCAGTCGGAGCCGCCTAAAAACACACCCAGGGCGCAGGCCTTTACATTCATTGAAAAAGAGATCCTGGACAATATCCAGGCGCTGCCCGCAGAACTCAACACGAAGAACTATGGCAAAGTGACCAAAGGCATGGGCTTCATGCTGCTGGCCAGGCTGTATGCCAACGCCCAGGTATATACGGGCACGCCGCGCTGGAACGATTGTATCCGTATGTGCGATTCCGTTACCAAACAAGGTTATCAGCTGGAGGCGGACTATTTCGCCAATTTCGCCACGAAGAACGAGACTTCCAAAGAGAACATCTTCGTGGTGCCTTACGATGCCATCAACGCCAAAGGCATGATGCTGCACTACCTGACGCTGCATTACAACAACCGTTATACCTACGGTCTGCCCAGCGCTCCCTGGAACGGCTGGTGTACGCTCAAAGCACATTATGAGTCCTACGACAACGATGATAAACGTAAAACCATGTTCCTCGTAGGGCAGCAGTATGCGCAGGACGGCACGCCGCTGAAGACGGAGCAGGGCGCTCCGCTGATCTTCACACCGGAAATCAAGGAGCTGGCTAACGCCACGCAGACAGAAGGCGTGCGTATCGTGAAGTATCAGATCCAGAAGAATACGCCTTACTCCGATCAGGACAACGACCTGGTGATTTTCCGTTACGCCGATGCGCTCATGCTCAAAGCGGAATGCCTGCTGCGCACCGGTCAGGCAGGTCAGGCCCTCGCGCTGGTCAACGAAGTACGGGCACGTAACTTCGCTACTGCCAAGCCGCTGGTGACGCTCACACTGGATAACCTGCTGGCTGAGAGAGGCCGGGAGTTTATCTGGGAAGGCTGCCGCCGGCAGGACCTTATCCGCTTCGGCAAATGGAACGGCGAATGGCAGTTCCACCCGGCAGATGCGGAATTCAGGAAGCTGTTTCCCATCCCGCAGGCCCAGCTGGATGCCAATCCGAACCTGGAGCAGAATCCGGGGTATAAATAG
- a CDS encoding RNA polymerase sigma-70 factor: protein MGEAEVNTLWQAVCEADDQSAFRTLFDGFYLRLVRFAADLAGTREAAEEIVSDVFVQLWKNRRQTAGVIRLKTYLYTAVRHRSYNYIRDHQQHRWLGLDSIEEPAEAVQLPSLEWKELQQQLDKAVDRLSPQCRTVFRMVREEGFKYKEVAAILDISPRTVETQLVRAVARLRETLQAIQHPVR from the coding sequence ATGGGAGAGGCTGAAGTAAACACCCTGTGGCAGGCAGTTTGCGAAGCGGATGATCAGTCGGCGTTCCGTACGTTGTTCGACGGCTTCTATCTCCGGCTGGTCCGTTTTGCGGCCGACCTGGCCGGCACCCGTGAAGCGGCGGAAGAGATCGTGTCGGATGTTTTTGTGCAGCTATGGAAAAACCGGAGGCAAACAGCGGGGGTTATACGGCTCAAGACCTATTTATATACGGCGGTCCGTCACCGCAGCTATAATTATATACGGGACCATCAGCAGCACCGATGGCTGGGGCTCGACAGTATCGAGGAACCGGCGGAAGCGGTGCAGCTTCCCTCGCTGGAGTGGAAGGAACTGCAGCAGCAACTGGATAAGGCAGTAGACCGTCTGTCGCCGCAATGCAGGACTGTTTTCCGCATGGTGCGCGAAGAAGGATTTAAATATAAAGAGGTAGCTGCCATCCTTGACATTTCACCGCGTACCGTGGAGACGCAGCTGGTGCGGGCGGTAGCCCGCCTCCGGGAGACGCTGCAGGCCATACAGCACCCGGTACGATAG